In Dasypus novemcinctus isolate mDasNov1 chromosome 10, mDasNov1.1.hap2, whole genome shotgun sequence, one DNA window encodes the following:
- the LOC101414781 gene encoding olfactory receptor 52P1: MVSPNHTGLDTSVFFLLGIPGLEHFHLWLSLPVCCLGTATIVGNITILGIITTEPALHKPMYLFLCMLSTIDLAASLSTVPKLLAILWCGAGHISTSACLAQMFFIHAFCMMESTVLLAMAFDRYVAICHPLRYATILTDTMIARIGVVAMVRGFLLMFPCPFLIGRLSFCQSHVIPHTYCEHMAVVKLACGDTKPNRVYGLTAALLVIGVDLFCIGLSYVFIAQTVLHLSSHEARSKALGTCGSHICVILISYTPALFSFFTHRFGHHVPLHIHILLANVYLLFPPALNPVVYGVKTKEIRERVVRVFQRSQSSEVKISE; encoded by the coding sequence ATGGTGTCCCCTAATCACACTGGCCTGGACACGTCTGTCTTCTTCCTTCTGGGCATCCCAGGTTTGGAACACTTCCATCTGTGGCTATCACTCCCTGTATGCTGCCTGGGAACAGCCACAATTGTGGGCAACATAACCATCCTGGGCATTATTACCACAGAACCAGCTCTGCACAAGCCCATGTACCTTTTCCTCTGCATGCTCTCGACCATCGATTTGGCTGCCTCCCTCTCTACAGTTCCCAAGCTGCTGGCCATCCTCTGGTGTGGAGCAGGTCATATCTCTACCTCTGCCTGCCTAGCACAGATGTTCTTCATTCATGCCTTCTGTATGATGGAGTCTACCGTGCTCCTGGCCATGGCCTTTgatcgctatgtggccatctgtcatCCACTTCGCTATGCCACTATCCTCACTGACACCATGATTGCCCGCATTGGGGTGGTAGCTATGGTTCGGGGCTTCCTGCTCATGTTTCCATGTCCTTTCCTCATTGGACGTTTGAGCTTCTGCCAAAGCCATGTGATCCCACACACATATTGTGAGCACATGGCTGTAGTGAAGCTGGCTTGTGGAGACACCAAGCCTAACCGTGTGTATGGGCTGACAGCAGCACTATTGGTCATTGGGGTTGACTTGTTCTGTATTGGCCTCTCTTATGTATTCATTGCACAAACTGTCCTTCACCTCTCATCCCACGAGGCTCGGTCCAAAGCCCTTGGGACCTGTGGTTCCCATATCTGTGTCATCCTAATCTCTTACACACcagctctcttctccttttttacCCACCGCTTTGGCCATCATGTTCCCCTACATATTCACATTCTTTTGGCCAATGTCTATCTGCTCTTTCCTCCTGCTCTTAACCCTGTGGTATATGGAGTCAAGACCAAGGAGATTCGAGAAAGGGTTGTTAGGGTATTTCAGAGGAGCCAGAGTTCTGAGGTCAAGATATCTGAGTGA